The Hydrogenobacter sp. T-2 region AGTCCTAAGTAGAAGGCTTTTCTATCTTAGCCTCTTTTACCTTCCTCTTTTTCTCCTTAGCTTTTACCTTCTTGACTACAGGCTTATCTCTATTGCAAGTCTTCTCGTGCTTGCCTTTTCAGGATACTTTTTATATATCCTCTACTCAATGTTTTCAAAAAGACGCATGCCAAAGGAGATACCCCTCGTAGTTAGATATTTCATACTTGCTTTAATTATGCTACCCTTCGGTCTTTTACTTGGCTCTATTATGGCAGGTGAGGGCATAGTCTCCTTCTTACTTCCCCTACACTTTGACCTGCTGGTTTATGGCTTTACTGGGACAACCATAATGGGTGGGCTTGCTCACCTTTATCCAAGGATTGTGTATAACTGGAAGTTTTCCGGAGCAACGGGTGTCTCACTCTCAGACTTGCTTAGGGAGGATGCCCTAAAAAGGATAATCCTTTTAATCCCCTTTAGTCTTGCCTGGATGCTTTTTGCGGATGCCTATGGTGGTTTTCTTTCTTATATGTCCAGCCTGCCCTATATGCTTCTGTGGCTATACTTTGCATGGGCGGTGCTTTTGAGGGGTATGTTTTACAAGCCTACCAACTGAAATCCCTTCCAAGATAAACTTCCCTTACATCTTCCCTTTCACTTACCTCGTGTGGTTCACCCTCAGCCAATATTCTGCCATCGCTTATTATGTAAACCCTGTCTACCATCCTTATTGTTTCCCTTACATTGTGGTCTGTTATGAGCACACCTATGTTTTGTTGCTTGAGGCTTAGTATGATTGACCTTATATCTGCAATCATTATTGGGTCAATACCTGTAAAAGGCTCATCAAAAAATATATATTTTGGCTTTGGTATGAGAGACCTGGCCACCTCAAGCCTTCTCTTTTGACCTCCGGATAACCTACCGGCCCTTTGGTTTCTTAGTTCCCATAGTCCAAAGTCTACGAGAAGCTCCTCTGCTCTTGCGAGCTGTGATTCTTTACCTTCCTCAAAAAATTCAAGGAATATGAGTAGGTTTTCAAGGACTGTGAGGTCTTCAAAAAGGGTATGCTCCTGAGGTAGGAAGGTTATACCTTTCCTTGCCCTCTCATGGGCAGGCATTTGGGTTATATCTTCACCGTCAAGCTCTATCTTTCCTCCATCTACGGACAAAAAACCCACAAGACAGTTAAACAGAGTCGTTTTACCAGCACCATTTGGTCCAAGAAGCCCCACTATCTCACTCCTTTTAAGCTCAAGGTCTATACCCTTTAGAATTTCCCTTTTCTTGAAACTCTTCCTTATTTCTGTTGCGGTCAACACATTAAAGATTTTAAACTATTAGCATGATACCCATAAGGGACTTAAACCCACACAGGAGCTTTCCTGTAGTAAACCTTAGCATAATACTAATCTGTTCCTTTGTATGGCT contains the following coding sequences:
- the lptB gene encoding LPS export ABC transporter ATP-binding protein, which produces MLTATEIRKSFKKREILKGIDLELKRSEIVGLLGPNGAGKTTLFNCLVGFLSVDGGKIELDGEDITQMPAHERARKGITFLPQEHTLFEDLTVLENLLIFLEFFEEGKESQLARAEELLVDFGLWELRNQRAGRLSGGQKRRLEVARSLIPKPKYIFFDEPFTGIDPIMIADIRSIILSLKQQNIGVLITDHNVRETIRMVDRVYIISDGRILAEGEPHEVSEREDVREVYLGRDFSW